The Pirellulimonas nuda genome includes a region encoding these proteins:
- a CDS encoding efflux RND transporter permease subunit → MLNRVIQASLDNRLLVLAGAVAVLVMGALAALRLPIDVLPDLTRPRVVLITEAHGMAPEEVERLVTFPIETAVNGASGVIAVRSNSDIGLSVVNVEFEWGTNIYTARQIVQERIATVASQLPEDAQPQLGPISSLLGQIQMIGVWSNSGDTSPLELRTLADWQIRTRLLAIPGVSQVITMGGGRKQYQVLVDLHAMHEHEVSLHQVEQALRESNLNVTGGYVDRGARSMQVRGLGRVQSIEDIEQVVVRAGGERPVLVRNIARVVEGAQVKRGDSSVNGRPAVVITVQKQPGADTRRLTEAINQAIAALRPSLPDDVVVDPTIYQQREFIDFGVANVVEALRDGSVLVVVVLLLFLMNLRTTFITLTAIPLSVLATALVFRWMGLSINVMTLGGIAVALGELVDDAIVDVENILRRLKENALLPEPRHPLRVIYQASSEVRGAIVVSTGMVILVFAPLFALSGIEGRMFSPLGVAYVVSILASMAVSLTVTPVLSYYLLPKAKSTTHGDGPLLRGLKRLAAPVVRASMTRSGLTLAGGATLLLLAASVVEMAKMGKNFLPPFDEGAAQVNLFTEPSASLEAMRRLSAVADRKFSELLATPEDPTAPLLSFTCRTGRAEMDEHVMGVNVSEYVMTLNPKSELSREELIEALGEAAEGVPGVEHEVEQPIAHLISHMLSGVTAQIAIKLYGDDLGELRAQAESIKGAIQDIPGIAPPVVEQQQQVPQLRVELRRDQLATFGLTAARVLEFVETAMNGQVVTQVIEGQRSFDLLVRMEESYRTDPEALGRTPIDLPDGGVVPLSEVARIYEGAGPNTISREDARRRIVVRVNTAGLDLASAVQQIEARIAERVDLPEGYFIEMGGQFEAQREATQRIGWLSLVSIAAVFVLLYGALGSASLVWQVLVSLPVALVGGVWALVLTGQDFSVAGMVGFISLGGIAARNGLLLVGTYLDRGREEGLTQEVIVAGSLDRLAPVLMTSLTTGLGLLPLVIGGDQPGKEILYPVATVILGGLATSTACELLLRPGLFWFFTPRSVFGIRRV, encoded by the coding sequence ATGCTCAACCGCGTTATCCAGGCTTCGCTCGACAACCGCCTGCTGGTGCTGGCCGGCGCCGTGGCGGTGTTGGTGATGGGGGCGTTGGCGGCGCTGCGGCTCCCCATCGACGTGCTCCCCGACCTCACCCGCCCGCGCGTGGTGCTGATCACCGAGGCGCACGGCATGGCCCCCGAGGAGGTCGAGCGGCTGGTGACGTTCCCGATCGAGACCGCCGTGAACGGCGCCAGCGGCGTGATCGCGGTGCGCTCCAATTCCGACATCGGGCTGTCGGTGGTGAACGTGGAATTCGAGTGGGGGACCAACATCTACACCGCCCGGCAGATCGTGCAGGAGCGGATCGCCACGGTCGCGTCGCAGCTCCCCGAAGACGCCCAGCCGCAGTTGGGGCCCATCAGCTCGCTGCTGGGTCAGATCCAGATGATCGGCGTCTGGAGCAACTCGGGCGACACCTCGCCGCTGGAGCTGCGGACGCTCGCCGACTGGCAGATCCGCACCCGGCTGCTGGCGATCCCCGGCGTGTCGCAGGTGATCACGATGGGGGGGGGCCGCAAGCAGTACCAGGTGCTGGTGGACCTGCACGCGATGCACGAGCACGAGGTGTCGCTGCACCAAGTGGAGCAGGCGCTGCGGGAAAGCAACCTGAACGTCACCGGCGGGTACGTCGACCGGGGCGCCCGCTCGATGCAGGTCCGCGGCCTGGGGCGGGTGCAGTCCATCGAAGACATCGAGCAGGTGGTGGTGCGCGCCGGCGGCGAACGCCCGGTGCTGGTGCGCAACATCGCCCGCGTGGTCGAGGGCGCCCAGGTCAAGCGGGGCGACTCGTCCGTCAACGGCCGGCCCGCGGTGGTGATCACCGTGCAGAAGCAGCCCGGCGCCGACACCCGCCGGCTGACCGAGGCCATCAACCAAGCGATCGCCGCGCTGCGTCCGTCGCTCCCCGACGACGTGGTGGTCGACCCCACCATCTACCAGCAGCGGGAGTTCATCGACTTCGGCGTCGCGAACGTGGTCGAGGCGCTGCGCGACGGCTCGGTGCTGGTGGTGGTCGTGCTGCTGCTGTTCTTGATGAACCTGCGGACCACGTTTATCACCCTCACGGCGATCCCCCTCTCGGTGCTCGCCACGGCGCTGGTGTTCCGCTGGATGGGGCTGTCGATCAACGTGATGACGCTGGGGGGCATCGCGGTGGCGCTGGGCGAGCTGGTCGACGACGCCATCGTCGACGTTGAGAACATCCTCCGCCGGCTCAAGGAGAACGCGCTGCTGCCAGAGCCACGCCACCCGCTACGCGTGATCTACCAGGCCAGCAGCGAGGTCCGCGGCGCCATCGTGGTGAGCACCGGCATGGTGATCCTGGTGTTCGCGCCGCTGTTCGCGCTCTCGGGCATCGAGGGGCGGATGTTCAGCCCGCTGGGGGTGGCCTACGTGGTGAGCATCCTGGCGTCGATGGCCGTGTCGCTGACGGTCACCCCCGTGCTCTCCTACTACCTGCTCCCCAAGGCCAAGAGCACCACGCACGGCGACGGCCCCCTGCTGCGGGGGCTCAAGCGTCTGGCCGCGCCGGTGGTGCGGGCCAGCATGACGCGCAGCGGGCTGACGCTGGCCGGCGGGGCGACGCTGCTGCTGCTGGCGGCCAGCGTGGTAGAGATGGCCAAGATGGGCAAGAACTTCCTCCCCCCGTTCGACGAGGGCGCGGCGCAGGTGAACCTGTTCACCGAGCCGAGCGCCTCGCTGGAGGCCATGCGCCGGCTCAGCGCGGTGGCCGACCGTAAGTTCAGCGAGCTGCTGGCCACGCCCGAAGACCCCACCGCGCCGCTGCTCTCCTTCACCTGCCGCACCGGGCGTGCCGAGATGGACGAGCACGTGATGGGGGTGAACGTCAGCGAGTACGTGATGACCCTCAACCCCAAGAGCGAGCTGAGCCGAGAGGAGCTGATCGAGGCGCTCGGCGAAGCCGCAGAAGGCGTGCCCGGCGTCGAGCACGAGGTAGAGCAGCCCATCGCCCACCTGATCAGCCACATGCTCTCGGGCGTGACCGCGCAAATCGCGATCAAGCTGTACGGCGACGACCTGGGCGAGCTGCGCGCCCAGGCGGAGTCGATCAAGGGCGCCATCCAGGACATCCCCGGCATCGCGCCGCCGGTAGTCGAGCAGCAGCAGCAGGTGCCGCAGCTCCGCGTCGAGCTGCGTCGCGACCAGCTCGCTACCTTCGGGCTCACGGCGGCGCGGGTGCTGGAGTTTGTCGAGACCGCCATGAACGGCCAGGTGGTGACGCAGGTGATCGAGGGGCAGCGGTCGTTCGACCTGCTGGTGCGGATGGAAGAGTCGTACCGGACGGACCCCGAGGCGCTCGGCCGCACGCCCATCGACCTGCCCGACGGCGGCGTCGTGCCGCTGTCGGAAGTGGCGCGGATCTACGAGGGCGCGGGGCCCAACACCATCTCGCGCGAAGACGCACGCCGGCGGATTGTGGTGCGTGTGAACACGGCCGGGCTCGACCTGGCCAGCGCGGTCCAGCAGATCGAGGCGCGGATCGCCGAGCGGGTCGACCTGCCCGAGGGCTACTTCATCGAGATGGGGGGGCAGTTCGAGGCGCAGCGGGAAGCGACCCAGCGGATCGGCTGGCTGAGCCTGGTCTCCATCGCCGCGGTGTTCGTGCTGCTGTACGGGGCGCTGGGGTCGGCGAGCCTGGTGTGGCAGGTGCTTGTGTCGCTGCCGGTGGCGCTGGTGGGGGGCGTGTGGGCGCTGGTGCTTACCGGGCAAGACTTCTCGGTCGCCGGCATGGTGGGCTTTATCTCGCTAGGGGGCATCGCGGCGCGCAACGGCCTGCTGCTGGTGGGCACCTACCTCGACCGGGGCCGCGAAGAGGGGCTCACCCAAGAAGTGATCGTCGCCGGCAGCCTCGACCGTCTGGCGCCGGTGCTGATGACCAGCCTCACCACGGGCCTGGGGCTGCTGCCGCTGGTGATCGGCGGCGACCAGCCGGGCAAGGAGATACTCTACCCGGTGGCGACCGTCATCCTCGGGGGGCTGGCCACCTCTACCGCGTGCGAGCTGCTGCTGCGCCCGGGGCTGTTCTGGTTCTTCACCCCCCGAAGCGTGTTCGGGATACGACGCGTGTGA
- a CDS encoding Gfo/Idh/MocA family protein, with amino-acid sequence MDPSAPIDHVSRRRFLGAASATAGLAGMGLAAMAAPAGAQPAGSRQSGAKRPGPNDQVVAGFIGCGIRFHELINGATQFGPAAVVCDLDDVQLGRGLQSAMDAHNTHRYPMGIEHCRDYRRVLDRSDLDVVVIATPDHWHTKLAIEAMRAGKDVYCEKPLTLTIAEGAAIEKVLGETGRVFQVGTQQRSDFGKRFANAAAIVRDGRVGKVNHVTCGIDGSMTCPPLPTTDAPREFDFQTWLGQTPVVPYCAGAKIQTSGYGAGVPFSRTHNFFRWWYEYAGGKLTDWGAHHVDIALWATQPPLDKPFTLDPLMVEHPVPFENGMPTVHDRFNCATKFKCRVTFADGLVLDVCDEAPDLGFGNGIMFQGSEGRMFVNRGKLTGKAVDQLKEKPLPEDALEKLYGKKPPTSHMGDFVECVKNGGKTVSDVTSHNAHLNVCHAVNIALRLNRKLTFDPAAMKFTGDDQATSFVARKQRKGFEIGA; translated from the coding sequence ATGGACCCCAGCGCCCCGATCGATCACGTCTCCCGCCGTCGTTTCTTGGGCGCCGCCTCGGCTACCGCGGGGTTGGCGGGGATGGGGCTGGCCGCGATGGCGGCGCCGGCCGGCGCCCAGCCGGCGGGGTCGCGGCAGTCGGGCGCCAAGCGGCCCGGGCCTAACGATCAGGTCGTCGCCGGGTTCATCGGCTGCGGCATCCGCTTCCACGAGCTCATCAACGGCGCCACGCAGTTCGGCCCCGCCGCGGTGGTGTGCGACCTGGACGACGTGCAGCTAGGCCGCGGCCTGCAGTCGGCCATGGACGCCCACAACACCCATCGCTACCCGATGGGGATCGAGCACTGCCGCGACTACCGCCGGGTGCTCGACCGCTCGGACCTGGACGTCGTGGTGATCGCCACCCCCGACCACTGGCACACCAAGCTGGCCATCGAGGCGATGCGGGCCGGCAAGGACGTCTACTGCGAGAAGCCGCTGACGCTGACCATCGCCGAGGGCGCCGCGATCGAGAAGGTGCTGGGAGAAACCGGCAGGGTGTTCCAGGTCGGCACGCAGCAGCGGAGCGACTTCGGCAAGCGGTTCGCCAACGCCGCGGCGATCGTCCGCGACGGACGCGTCGGCAAGGTCAACCACGTCACCTGCGGCATCGACGGCTCGATGACCTGCCCGCCGCTGCCCACCACCGACGCGCCGCGCGAGTTCGACTTCCAGACCTGGCTCGGCCAGACGCCGGTGGTCCCCTACTGCGCGGGCGCCAAGATCCAGACCTCCGGCTACGGCGCCGGGGTCCCCTTCAGCCGCACCCACAACTTCTTCCGCTGGTGGTACGAGTACGCCGGCGGCAAGCTGACCGACTGGGGCGCCCACCATGTGGACATCGCGCTGTGGGCCACCCAGCCCCCCCTCGACAAGCCCTTCACGCTCGATCCGCTGATGGTGGAGCACCCGGTGCCGTTCGAGAACGGCATGCCGACCGTGCACGACCGCTTCAACTGCGCCACCAAGTTCAAGTGCCGGGTGACGTTCGCCGACGGCCTGGTGCTGGACGTCTGCGACGAAGCGCCCGACCTCGGCTTCGGCAACGGCATCATGTTCCAGGGCTCCGAGGGGCGGATGTTTGTCAACCGCGGCAAGCTCACCGGCAAGGCGGTCGACCAGCTCAAAGAGAAGCCGCTGCCCGAAGACGCCCTAGAGAAGCTGTACGGCAAGAAGCCCCCGACCAGCCACATGGGCGACTTTGTCGAGTGCGTGAAGAACGGCGGCAAGACCGTCTCCGACGTCACGTCGCACAACGCCCACCTGAACGTCTGCCACGCGGTGAACATCGCGCTGCGGCTCAACCGCAAGCTGACGTTCGACCCCGCGGCCATGAAGTTCACCGGCGACGACCAAGCCACATCGTTCGTCGCACGCAAGCAGCGCAAGGGCTTCGAGATCGGAGCGTAA
- a CDS encoding efflux RND transporter permease subunit, whose amino-acid sequence MLKFAAWFASHRGVVGVFIGIVTLLAAIGYVRPAHVVHPLEKYETRLREADPAVADQVSRRLDLSRSDSFLVVDAPDLFTPRRMAAVRRMVDAVEALPIVDSVFWADRVPMLNVFGFADPLIPAEGAGPEALAEARQKLLVHPLAQQLVSDDGNALLMPVTYDWLELAAEGSAQTVDQVLATARGALAEGASADSPIRVRLTGRTPLFAAQKSAFDRNKTFFQMVGYLLALVLAILMFRGVAAVAVISLAPALGVFWSLGLVKLLGVPSNPLAEVVMPVMVSMIGLTDGVHLLVQIRRERLAGAAPIDASRLALEKVGMACWLTSLTTAVGFASLLLAGSDYVRDFGLICCCGVVIAFMAIITFVPLLCSTWVGRYVERGESRDLVSHSVDWLGRLIDWIIARKWVVSAGSVAATLALAAVALRLGPDNRLASAMPAGAEAYQALAYCDEHFGGIEFFRVVMRWPEGVDEDDPQVLAAIRDTERVIKAEPLLAHPLSVRGMLASMPGDPEDLETQVTFLSLLPSELRGFFYRPAEREAVVSVRMQDKGIAKYTPVFDRLEQTFVDGLAAAHPGYAWRLEGTPVKLSRDLYQIVDDLRRSLATASVVILIVLGIAYRSARAGLISVVPNLFPLAATGTLLVFTNGSLDMSAVCAFVVCLGIAVDDTIHFLSRFRQEVAVDGDVDAAIRRAFVAVGSALIMTTVILVTGFGAMLMSDLPGHRTFAAMACCTISTALVGDLVALPALLSCFYRGAVRPHPEPADR is encoded by the coding sequence ATGCTAAAGTTCGCTGCTTGGTTTGCTTCGCATCGCGGCGTCGTCGGCGTGTTTATTGGGATCGTCACCCTCCTGGCGGCGATCGGGTACGTCCGGCCGGCGCACGTTGTGCACCCGCTGGAGAAGTACGAGACCCGCCTGCGCGAGGCCGATCCGGCGGTCGCCGATCAGGTCTCCCGGCGCCTCGACCTTTCGCGCAGCGACTCGTTCTTGGTCGTGGACGCCCCCGACTTGTTCACCCCGCGGCGCATGGCGGCCGTGCGGCGGATGGTCGACGCGGTTGAGGCGCTGCCGATTGTTGACAGCGTGTTCTGGGCCGACCGCGTGCCGATGCTCAACGTGTTCGGCTTCGCCGACCCGCTGATCCCCGCCGAGGGGGCTGGGCCCGAGGCGCTGGCCGAGGCGCGCCAGAAGCTGCTCGTCCACCCGCTGGCCCAACAGCTCGTCTCCGACGACGGCAACGCCCTGCTGATGCCGGTGACCTACGACTGGCTGGAGCTCGCCGCCGAGGGGAGCGCGCAAACGGTCGACCAGGTGCTCGCCACCGCCCGCGGGGCGCTCGCCGAGGGCGCGTCTGCGGACTCCCCCATCCGCGTGCGTCTCACGGGCCGCACGCCGTTGTTCGCCGCGCAGAAGTCGGCGTTCGACCGCAACAAGACCTTCTTCCAGATGGTCGGTTACCTGCTGGCGCTAGTGCTGGCGATCCTGATGTTCCGCGGCGTGGCGGCCGTGGCGGTCATCTCGCTGGCGCCGGCGCTGGGGGTGTTCTGGTCGCTGGGGCTGGTGAAGCTGCTGGGGGTGCCGAGCAACCCGCTGGCCGAGGTGGTGATGCCGGTGATGGTGTCGATGATCGGGCTCACCGACGGGGTCCACCTGCTGGTGCAGATCCGTCGCGAGCGGCTCGCCGGCGCCGCGCCGATCGACGCCTCGCGGCTGGCGCTCGAGAAGGTGGGCATGGCCTGCTGGCTGACGTCGCTCACCACGGCGGTGGGGTTCGCGTCGCTGCTGCTGGCCGGCAGCGACTACGTGCGAGACTTCGGGCTGATCTGCTGCTGCGGGGTGGTGATCGCGTTCATGGCCATCATCACCTTCGTGCCCCTGCTGTGCAGCACGTGGGTGGGGCGTTACGTCGAGCGCGGCGAGTCGCGCGACCTGGTGAGCCACAGCGTCGACTGGCTGGGGCGCCTGATCGACTGGATCATCGCCCGCAAGTGGGTCGTCTCCGCGGGTTCGGTGGCCGCGACGCTGGCGCTCGCCGCGGTGGCGCTGCGGCTGGGGCCCGACAACCGCCTCGCGTCGGCGATGCCCGCCGGCGCCGAGGCGTACCAGGCGCTCGCGTACTGCGACGAGCACTTCGGCGGGATCGAGTTCTTCCGCGTCGTGATGCGTTGGCCCGAGGGGGTGGACGAGGACGACCCCCAGGTGCTGGCCGCCATCCGCGACACGGAGCGGGTGATCAAAGCCGAGCCGCTGCTGGCCCACCCGCTGAGCGTACGCGGCATGCTGGCCTCGATGCCGGGGGACCCGGAAGACCTCGAGACGCAGGTGACGTTCCTGTCGCTGCTCCCGTCGGAGCTGCGTGGGTTCTTCTACCGACCGGCGGAGCGCGAGGCGGTGGTGTCGGTGCGGATGCAGGACAAGGGGATCGCGAAGTACACGCCGGTGTTCGACCGGCTGGAGCAGACCTTCGTCGACGGGCTGGCCGCCGCCCACCCCGGGTACGCGTGGCGGCTGGAGGGGACCCCGGTGAAGCTGTCGCGCGACCTCTACCAGATCGTCGACGACCTGCGCCGCAGCCTGGCGACCGCGTCGGTCGTGATCCTGATCGTGCTGGGGATCGCGTACCGCTCGGCCCGGGCCGGGCTGATCTCGGTGGTCCCCAACCTGTTCCCGCTGGCGGCCACCGGGACGCTGCTGGTGTTCACCAACGGCTCGCTCGATATGTCGGCGGTGTGCGCGTTTGTGGTCTGCCTGGGGATCGCGGTCGACGACACCATCCACTTCTTGTCGCGCTTCCGCCAGGAGGTGGCGGTCGACGGCGACGTAGACGCAGCGATCCGCCGGGCGTTTGTGGCGGTCGGCAGCGCGCTGATCATGACCACGGTGATCCTGGTGACCGGCTTCGGCGCGATGCTGATGAGCGACCTGCCGGGGCACCGAACCTTCGCCGCGATGGCCTGCTGCACGATCTCCACGGCGCTGGTCGGCGACCTGGTGGCGCTGCCGGCGCTGCTCTCCTGCTTCTACCGCGGCGCAGTACGCCCCCACCCCGAGCCGGCCGACCGCTAG
- a CDS encoding redoxin domain-containing protein has product MRLCSLVVLASLALSARAQSIDFALPNVYGKQVRLADFDDNGLVVVAFLGVECPLAKLYGQRLAQMAQEYEARGVAFIGVDSNRQDSLTELAAYGRRLEIPFPLLKDNGAQVADLLGAQRTPEVFLLNRQREVVYQGRIDDQYGVGYIRDAPQVNDLRDAIDAVLAGELIANAKTHAPGCVIGRGGEPDESSPVTYSNQIARVFQKHCLECHRNDEIAPFALTDYDEAAGWAETIAEVIRDQRMPPWHADPQYGHYHGERLMTAEEKQLVYDWVEAGAPQGDPADLPEPKQFVTGWRLPREPDLVVPMRSVPYEVAAEGVIEYQYFAADPKLTEDKWIQAADIVPGCRGVVHHVIVFISPPGEEGRRGLGWLGAYVPGQSSMELPKGQARLIPAGSKLIFQVHYTPTGSVEKDLTKLGLVFADPDTVTEEVVTMYAANGKFEIPPGDSNYPVKAAIERFPAQGKLLGMGPHMHVRGKSFRMTGVWPDGAQKVLLDVPAYDFNWQHGYGLKESIPTVPGFRVECLAHFDNSKGNLVNPDPTAAVRWGDQTFQEMMIAFFEVAVPRGSLRTDEKVGRQITPEAVTRAQATADKLFERFDHNRDGLLQRDEMPDAFRLFAFERHDLDGDKSISSEEAFEAALERERRTGRG; this is encoded by the coding sequence ATGCGACTCTGTTCTCTCGTCGTGCTCGCTTCACTGGCCCTGAGCGCCCGCGCCCAGTCGATCGATTTCGCGCTCCCCAACGTCTACGGCAAGCAGGTCCGACTGGCGGATTTTGACGACAACGGCCTGGTTGTGGTCGCTTTCCTGGGCGTCGAGTGCCCGCTGGCCAAGCTGTACGGCCAGCGGCTGGCCCAGATGGCGCAAGAGTACGAGGCCCGCGGCGTGGCGTTCATCGGCGTCGACTCCAACCGGCAGGACTCCCTCACCGAGCTGGCCGCCTACGGCCGCCGGCTGGAGATCCCCTTCCCGCTGCTCAAGGACAACGGCGCCCAGGTGGCCGACCTGCTGGGCGCCCAGCGGACGCCGGAGGTGTTCCTGCTCAACCGCCAGCGGGAGGTGGTCTACCAGGGCCGGATCGACGACCAGTACGGCGTGGGCTACATCCGCGACGCCCCGCAGGTGAACGACCTACGCGACGCGATCGACGCGGTGCTGGCGGGCGAGCTGATCGCGAACGCCAAGACCCACGCGCCGGGCTGCGTGATCGGGCGCGGGGGCGAACCCGACGAGTCGAGCCCCGTGACCTACAGCAATCAGATCGCCCGCGTGTTCCAGAAGCACTGCCTAGAGTGCCACCGCAACGACGAGATCGCCCCGTTCGCGCTGACCGACTACGACGAGGCGGCCGGCTGGGCAGAGACCATCGCCGAGGTGATCCGCGACCAACGGATGCCCCCCTGGCACGCTGACCCGCAGTACGGCCACTACCACGGCGAGCGGCTAATGACCGCCGAAGAGAAGCAGTTGGTGTACGACTGGGTCGAGGCGGGCGCCCCGCAGGGCGACCCGGCCGACCTCCCCGAGCCGAAGCAGTTCGTCACCGGCTGGCGGCTGCCGCGCGAGCCCGACCTGGTGGTGCCGATGCGCAGCGTCCCCTACGAGGTCGCGGCCGAGGGGGTCATCGAGTACCAGTACTTCGCGGCAGACCCCAAGCTTACCGAAGACAAGTGGATCCAGGCGGCCGACATCGTGCCGGGCTGCCGCGGCGTGGTGCACCACGTGATCGTGTTCATCAGCCCGCCGGGCGAAGAGGGGCGTCGCGGGCTGGGGTGGCTGGGCGCCTACGTCCCCGGTCAGAGCAGCATGGAGCTGCCCAAGGGCCAGGCGCGGTTGATCCCCGCCGGCTCGAAGCTGATCTTCCAGGTCCACTACACCCCCACCGGCAGCGTCGAGAAAGACCTCACCAAGCTGGGCCTGGTGTTCGCCGACCCCGACACGGTGACCGAAGAAGTGGTGACCATGTACGCCGCGAACGGCAAGTTCGAGATCCCGCCGGGGGACTCCAACTACCCGGTCAAGGCGGCCATCGAGCGGTTCCCCGCCCAGGGGAAGCTGCTGGGGATGGGCCCCCACATGCACGTCCGCGGCAAGAGCTTCCGCATGACCGGCGTCTGGCCCGACGGCGCCCAGAAGGTGCTGCTGGACGTGCCGGCCTACGACTTCAACTGGCAGCACGGCTACGGGCTGAAGGAGTCGATCCCCACCGTGCCCGGCTTCCGCGTCGAGTGCCTGGCCCACTTCGACAATTCGAAGGGGAACCTGGTGAACCCCGACCCCACCGCCGCGGTTCGTTGGGGCGACCAAACCTTCCAGGAGATGATGATCGCGTTCTTCGAGGTGGCCGTGCCGCGCGGCAGCCTGCGGACCGACGAGAAGGTAGGCCGGCAGATCACCCCCGAGGCCGTGACCAGAGCCCAGGCGACCGCCGACAAGCTGTTCGAACGCTTCGACCACAACCGCGACGGCCTGCTGCAACGCGACGAGATGCCCGACGCCTTCCGGCTGTTCGCCTTCGAGCGCCACGACCTGGACGGCGACAAGTCGATCAGCAGCGAAGAAGCGTTCGAAGCGGCGCTGGAGCGCGAGCGAAGAACGGGACGCGGATAA
- a CDS encoding tetratricopeptide repeat protein, protein MSTTPSNLTLEGERVAFVGPLASMPRRDAAALVRQAGAEVARGVSASVTLLVVGDETADWRSVLGDDAALIESAQIVSETQLWQRLGLIESEQGVRSLYTPAMLAEMVGVPPAMLRRWVGRGHLRAARTVGRMPYFDFGEAAVARRLAELLAAGCSAARIDRLVAELQAAAPELDRPLVQLSIVVEDGALRVRRGDDLTEPSGQRLLNFDASVDEPADVLQLTTPRDLEREFCADGARNTAAELEAAGDVAGAIAACRAVLMSGQGDAADQFTLAELLYRVGDLPAARERYYATLEQDEDYVEARANLGCVLAEQGELELAAASFRGALDCHPDFADARYHLALTLEDLGRTAEAIDHWRRFLAIAPESPWAEEARRRLEQSAAEAE, encoded by the coding sequence ATGTCGACTACCCCTTCCAACCTGACGCTCGAGGGCGAGCGTGTCGCGTTCGTGGGGCCGCTCGCTAGCATGCCGCGCCGCGACGCGGCGGCGCTGGTGCGACAGGCGGGCGCCGAGGTGGCGCGGGGGGTCAGCGCGTCGGTCACGCTGCTGGTGGTGGGGGACGAAACCGCCGACTGGCGGTCCGTGCTCGGCGACGACGCCGCGCTGATTGAATCGGCCCAAATCGTTTCCGAGACGCAGCTCTGGCAGCGGCTGGGGCTGATCGAGAGTGAGCAGGGGGTCCGCAGCCTCTACACGCCGGCGATGCTGGCCGAGATGGTCGGCGTCCCCCCCGCCATGCTGCGACGCTGGGTCGGCCGCGGCCACCTGCGGGCCGCGCGCACCGTGGGGCGGATGCCCTACTTTGACTTTGGCGAGGCCGCCGTCGCCCGTCGGCTGGCCGAGCTGCTGGCGGCGGGCTGCTCGGCGGCGCGGATCGACCGCCTGGTCGCCGAGCTGCAGGCCGCCGCGCCGGAGCTCGACCGGCCGCTGGTGCAGCTCTCGATCGTGGTGGAGGACGGCGCCCTGCGGGTCCGCCGCGGCGACGACCTAACCGAGCCCAGCGGGCAGCGGCTGCTGAACTTCGACGCATCCGTAGACGAACCCGCCGACGTGCTGCAACTGACCACGCCGCGTGACCTGGAGCGGGAGTTCTGCGCCGACGGCGCCCGCAACACGGCCGCGGAGCTAGAGGCGGCCGGAGACGTGGCGGGCGCCATCGCCGCCTGCCGCGCCGTGCTGATGAGCGGCCAGGGGGACGCCGCCGACCAGTTTACCCTGGCGGAGCTGCTGTACCGCGTGGGCGACCTGCCCGCCGCCCGCGAGCGTTACTACGCCACGCTTGAGCAGGACGAAGACTACGTCGAGGCCCGCGCCAACCTGGGCTGCGTGCTGGCCGAGCAGGGAGAGCTGGAGCTTGCCGCGGCCAGCTTCCGCGGCGCCCTCGACTGCCACCCGGACTTTGCGGACGCCCGTTACCACTTGGCCCTGACGCTGGAAGACCTGGGACGCACGGCAGAAGCCATCGACCACTGGCGGCGTTTCTTGGCGATCGCCCCAGAGAGCCCCTGGGCCGAAGAGGCGCGTCGGCGGTTGGAGCAGAGCGCTGCTGAGGCGGAGTAA